Genomic segment of Flavobacteriales bacterium:
TAATTTTTCTAATCCGTTGATTGTGAGTTATGTGGGATATAAAACAGATACTGTTTTTATTACCAATGCAAATCAGAAAATAGAAATTACTTTAAAAACGGATGCCTCAATGATGAAAAATGTGGTGGTAAATGTCCAACGCCAGGGTTTTTCATTAAAAAGCCGAAGTGTGGAAACCACGTTTGAACTTAGGGAGAGTGAATTTCAAAAAGCAGCCTGCTGCAATTTGTCGGAAAGTTTTGAAAACGCTCCTGCCATTGATGTGGCTTTTACGGATGCCGTAACCGGTACAAAACAAATAAAGATGTTGGGGCTTGATGGGGTTTATACCTCCATTTCTCGCGAGTTTATGCCTTCCGTTAGAGGTTTAAATACGTTTTATGGACTCAGTTTTATTCCGGCTGCTTGGGTAGATGGAATACAAATAACCAAAGGTGCGGGCAGTGTTGTAAACGGTTTTGAAAGCATGGCGGGGCAGATAAATGTGGAGTTGAAAAAGCCCTTTGGCAACCAACTTTTTTTGTTCGATTTTTTTACAGCTCAATCAGGCAGAACAGAGGCCGATTTGATGTTGAGAAGAGATTTGAGTCAGTATGTGGCAACTTCTGTTTTCGGGCGGTTTTCCGTTAGTCCGTTTTCGATGGATAGAAATGGAGATGGATTTAGAGATAACCCTACCGGGAATCAGATGCAATGGATGAATCGGTGGCAGTTTTATAACAAAAGTGGGGTGGAGGGGCAGGCCAATGTTTCATATAATCATGACCAAAAGTTAGGCGGACAAGTTGGGGGCGAATCGCCCTATTTGGTAAATATAGGAAACGAACAACTTGATGCTTGGGCAAAGCTGGGCAAATCATATAAAGATAAGCCCTATAAAAGTTTTGGGTCGCAATATGCTTTTAGCAGCATAAACACTTCAACATCTTATGGCAATGATACGAACAGCAAGCTTTTAAATTTGGATGGAAAGTCATTTTATGTCAATTTGATGTATCAAAATATTTTTGGCAATACCAATCATGAATACAAAACAGGAGTATCTTTTTTGGGGGATATAAATAAGGAACAGTTAGAAACTATTTTGATTGAAAAACAAGAGTACACACCCGGTGCCTATTTTGAATACACTTTAAAAATTGACTCAGCTTTAACGTTAGTTTCGGGCATCCGAGCCGATTATTCGAGCCTGTTTGGTTTGTTTATGACCGGAAGAGTGCATTTCAAGTATTCCTTTAACAAAAAAAATACCACCGTTAGAATCTCTGGTGGAAACGGTCATAGAACCCCAAATTTTTTGGCTCAAAATCAACAATTGTTTATCAGCAATCAATCGGTTTCGATTATTAAAAAGGCAAATGAGCAATTCGGAGTTATACAGGAAATTTCTCAAAATCAAGGCATTAGCATACAACACAAAACTAAACTAAGGGGCTATATGCCTACCACTTTTGTTGTTGATTTTTTCAAAACAGATTTTAAAAATGAGTTGTTAGTAAATCGTGAAAATTGGCCAAATGGCGTTGTGTTTTCATCGCTCAAAAATGGTTTACGAGCCAATAGTTTTCAATTTCAAATGGATGTAAAACCATTAAGGAGAACCGAAATTAGACTGGCCTACAGACTTTTTGATGTAACAACGGTTTATGAGGGAGTAAGAAAACAATTGCCCTATGTTTCAAAACACCGAGGGTTTATCAATATCACCCAACAAAACAGAAAGAAATGGCAGTTTAGCACTACTGCCAATTTGGTAGGTGCAATGCGTACGGTTATACCAACGTATGTCAATATTACAACAGACCCAAATCCTGTTTATGAAACCGAACCCTTTTTGCTTTGGAATGGCCAAGTGAGTAAGAAGATAAAGAAAAATATAGAGACATATATAGGGGTTGAAAACATTTTGAATGTAAGGCAACGAAATCCGATTTCTTCATCTGCTAATCCATTTGGCACCACTTTTGATGCCGCTGGCGTGTATGGACCCATTTTTGGCAGGATGTTTTACGGCGGGTTTAGGTATCGAATAATCCATGAAAAAGAACATAATGATTAATATTGTAAATAATAAAGAAATGAAAAATCGAATTTTAATGCTTGTTTTAGCTCTTTGTGCTGTTGCCTTTTCGGCTCAGTCAAAAAGTGTGTTAATTGAATTTAAAGTGGAAGGCCAATGCGGTTCGTGCAAAAAAAGAATTGAAAAGGCTCTTGATTTGCCAGGTATCAGCTATGCTAGTTGGGATGTAAACACAAAAATAATGACGGTTCGGTATAACGATGCAAAATTTGGAGAGAATGATATTCACCAAATAATCAGCGAATTGGGGTACAAAACCAGTAAATTGTCGGCAAACAAAGTGTCCGAATCAAAACTACCCAAATGCTGTCAGCCAGGCGGAGTTTGCAAGGAAGAATAGTTTTTAAAGTTAAATCGATAAAAACGAATAACCCACTTTTGTTGCTGCAACATTAGGTTGCTTTTTTTGCTTTCTATTTCTTCAAGAAACCTTCTTGGCGTTATAAATTATACGCAATAATCTTCAAAATATTCTTGCTGAAAAAGGCAATTGGTTGATGCAATTGGCAAAAAATTGTTCTAAAATTTGTTTCTTTGCACCTCCAAAAATGAGTTAATTTTTTGGCAATCAGTTAGAAATACATGGCAAAATACAACTTAGTACTGCCCAAAATGGGCGAAAGCATCAATGAGGCGACCGTTATAAGATGGATGAAAAATGTGGGAGATAGGGTAGAAGTTGATGAGCCGGTTTTGGAGGTTGCCACCGATAAGGTCGATTCAGAGGTGCCAAGTTCGGAAGCTGGGGTAATAATGCAATTGCTTTGTAATGAGGGGGATGTTGTGGCAGTGGGTGCAGTGGTAGCTGTAATAGAAACAGAGGCCTCTTCGTCAGCCGCACCAGAGTCGGTGGCGGAGCAGCCAAAATCAGAAGCACCGGTTTCTGTTATATCCAAAAGCATCGAATCGGCGGTTCAAACAGCGAGTGTTGCCTCTATTTCTAATGGCTCAGTGGCTTCCGATAGATTTTATTCGCCATTGGTGATGAATATTGCCCGTACAGAGGGTATTTCAATGGTTGAGTTGGAATCTTTGCCTGGCACGGGAAAAGATAGCCGTGTGACCAAAAAAGATATTTTGGATTATGTAAAAGGCGGAAGAAAAGCTGCCCAACAAGTGGCCCCCGCGGAGGTTACAAAAGTAGCTGAAACAGCTGTTGTTGCTGCCAAAACCGAGACTTCCAAACCTGCTGCCAGCCTAAATGCAGGTGACGAGATTATTGCCATGGACAGAATGAGAAAACTGATTGCCGACCACATGGTAAAAAGCAAACACGTTTCGCCCCATGTTTCGTCTTTTGTTGAAGCTGATGTTACCAATTTGGTAAACTGGAGAAATAAAAACAAAGATATTTTTCAAAAAAGAGAGGGTGAAAAGTTAACCTTTACACCACTTTTTGTTGAGGCGGTGGTAAAAGCCATTAAAGATTTTCCGATGATAAATGTGGAAGTTGATGGCGATAACATAATAAAACGAAAATCAATAAATGTAGGAATGGCGGCAGCCTTGCCAAGCGGCAACTTGATTGTTCCGGTTATAAAAAATGCCGACACCAAAAATTTGGTTGGTTTGGCAAGAGAAGTAAACGATTTGGCCGAAAGAGCAAGAAAAAATGCACTAAAACCTGACGAAATTCAAGGTGGAACATACACCATAACAAATGTTGGCACCTTCGGTAATTTGATGGGTACGCCCATAATAAACCAACCACAAGTGGCCATTTTGGCAACAGGAGCCATCGTTAAAAAACCAGCGGTAATTGAAACCGAATACGGCGATGTAATTGGTATTCGCCATTTCATGTACTTATCTCACAGCTACGACCATCGGGTGGTGGATGGTGCTTTGGGTGGAATGTTTGTGAAACGAGTTGCCGACTATCTCGAAAATTGGGATGTAAACAGGGAATTTTAAAAATTCTTAGCGTACATAAAATCTCCAATATTGGCGGCCTCCCTGGGGGCCAATACCTTGAATTTGAACCGTGCCTTTTATATTTTCCAGTTTTTCGATAAAATCGGGTAAATTGCTAATGTCCTCGTTGTTTATTGAGGTTAGAAAAGCCCCATCATCTATTCCTGCCCTTCGCAAAAATCCGTTTCCCACATTCACTACTTTCACTCCATAATTAATCCCATAGTGGTCGCACTCAAATTTACTTGCCACCTCAAAGTCGGCCTCCAGTTTGTCAGAATGGACGATTTCTCGCTTTTTTAAATCAAAATTGCCATCCATATTTACCAATTTAGTTTCAATGGTTAATTCTTTACTTTTTCGCAAAACAGTATAGGTCAGCTGGTCGCCAGGACGATAATGTGCCAAAATTTCATCATAATTTGATTTGTTAAAAACCGGTTTGCCATCAATTTTGATAATCACATCGCCAACTTCAAAACTTTTCGACTTATCATTTAAACCGGTAATTCTTGAAATATAAACTCCATCCTCAAGATTGCTGGTTTTCTCCAAAATGGCATCATTAATATCTACTACTTCCAGGCCATCCAACCCTCTTTGTATCTGACCATATTCTTTTAAATCATTGATTATTTTGATAACAATATTGCTGGGTATGGCAAATCCATATCCTACATAAGAACCGGTTTTGCTGGCAATGGCCGTGTTTATTCCTACCAGTTTTCCATCTAGGTTAACTAACGCTCCACCGCTGTTTCCAGGGTTTATGGCAGCATCGGTTTGTATAAAACTCTCAATCGGAAATTCATTTCTTACCAAATTTATGTTTCTTCCTTTGGCACTTACGATACCAGCCGTAACGGTGCTTGTAAGGTTAAACGGGTTGCCCACGGCCAATACCCATTCTCCAATTTGCAGGTCGTCGCTGTTCGCTAAGTCAATAGCTGTAAGGTTTTCGGCTTCAATTTTTAACAAAGCCAAATCTGATGATTCTGCGGTTCCTATTACTTTGGCTTGATAATTCTTTTTTCCATTATTCAATACTACCTCAATTTTGGTGGCGTTTTTGATAACATGATGATTGGTTACAATATATCCATCGGTTGAAATAATAACTCCCGAACCTGAACTTGACACTTTTCCAATATTTCCAAATGGGTCGAAATCAAAAAACCACAGAGATGATCTTACCATAGCTTCCGATTCAGTTTTAATAAATACCACGGAAGGAGTACTCTTTTTTGATGCTTCGATAAAACTAACTCCGCTGGCATTATTTACACTGCTGCTTTGCAAACCAATGGGCATGGGCTGCATCAACAATTCGGCAGTATTATTGATACGATATTTTGTGGAATTTTTGACTAAAAAATACGAAGTGGCAGCAGATGTTATGATGCTTAAAAACAAGATAGTAAAACCAAACTTACGATTCATAAATTGTTATTTTTTGCTTTTTCTAACAACAATAATACCAATTTTAGTATCCTAAAAGGGATGGAGGCAAACTAATTTTCGATAATATTGGCCGAAACCAAAAATGTAAATCGGTGGTTTTTGGGGTCATTTGTATATAACACCACTTGCTTGTTTGACTGACCTTTCATAAACAAAGAATCAAATTTTAAGGTTGCCCTCAAGGATTCTCCCGGGGCAATTTTTGCACTGCTAAAACCAATGGTAGTGCATCCACACACGGTTTCAACGTTATAGATTCGGAGTGTATCAAGTCCATTATTTTTTATTTCAACACTGAATTGTTTTATCGTTCCAGATTTGATTGTTCCCAAATCAAAATGCTGTTGGTTTGCCATAATGACAGGAGCTTTTTTTAACTGTCTTTTTTTAAGTTTTGAAAAATCCTTCTGTAGATCAAAAGCCACTTTGATTCCTTTAATTGGTATAACCGCATCGGTGGTTTCAATGGTGATGTCATCGTTTATCAAACCATATTTGCCCACTTGCGACATATCCATCGTTATAGTTGCCCAAGATGTATCACCCGGTTGAAGTTCTTTTTTTGAAAACTCAACATTAACATATTCTGGAGCTTTTAGAAGAGATTTAATATGTACAGGAATATTATAATCATTATAAAAGAAAACTTTTTCGGTGTAGATTCTTGAGTCGAAAACACGACCCAACCCCAATATGTTTTTGTTGGTTAAAAGATAGCCGTATTGTCCTTTAAAATATTCTTGTGTTTTCAACTCTTCGGGTTCAGTAATATGGCCTTTAAAAGTTAGAATTTTGGTTGTCGCATTGCTAAAATTGCCATAAATATCAAGGCTCTTTTCAACATCGCCTGCAATGCCTTTGGGATTGAAAGTAGCTTTAACATAGCCTTTTTCTCCAGGTTTTACCGGCACTTTTGTCCACTCAGTATTCGTGCATCCGCAACTGGCCATCACGTTTTTTATTTCAAAATTAACATCGCTGGTGTTGGTAAAAATATATTCAAGCAAAATAGGATCAGAGTCGAAGGCAATGGTGTCAAAATCAATGAGTTCCTTATCAAATTTTAGAGATTTTAGTGGCACTTGGGCTACCGAAATCAGTGATGTTAGAAACAGAGAAAGAATAAATGAAATACGTAAATATTGAGTTAAATTCACTTTTTAAATATTTGTTGCAAATGTAAAGACAAAGATTGTGCAACAAAGGTTGTATGGCAAAGTGATAAATTGGAATGTTATTTTTGAAACGTGCAAAACGAATTTTTAGACCCATCGGCAGAAAACCTCTCCAATAGCGACAAGGACATAGAGAAAGTTCTTCGTCCGGAAAGTTTTACTGATTTTACCGGACAGGACAAAATATTGGAAAACTTAAAAATATTTGTTCAGGCCGCCGTTCAGAGGGGTGAGGCGTTGGATCATGTTTTGTTGCATGGCCCCCCAGGATTGGGAAAAACCACCTTGAGCAACATCATTGCAAACGAACTAAACAGCAACATTAAAACCACATCTGGTCCGGTGTTGGAAAAACCGGGCGATTTGGCAGGATTACTCACAAATTTGGAGGAGGGTGATGTGCTGTTTATTGACGAAATTCATAGATTGAGTCCGGTGGTGGAAGAATATTTGTATTCGGCCATGGAAGATTATCGGATTGACATAATGCTCGATACCGGCCCCAATGCCCGAAGCGTTCAAATATCCATCAATCCATTTACGCTGGTGGGAGCCACCACAAGAAGCGGGTTGTTGACATCTCCTCTTAGAGCCCGATTTGGAATAACCTGTAGATTAGAGTATTACGATGCCAAATTGTTGGCAAAAATTTTAAAACGATCGGCCAGTATTTTAAAAACCAAAATTGACGATGAGGCGGCTTACGAAATAGCCCGAAGAAGTCGTGGAACCCCGAGAATTGCAAACGCACTTTTGCGAAGAACACGAGATTTTGCCCAAATAAAAGGCAATGGAAATATAGAGATTAAAATTGCTCAGTATGCTTTGGAGGCATTAAATGTGGATGCAAGAGGATTGGATGAAATGGATAATCGCATACTTACCACCATCATTGAGAAGTTTAAAGGTGGGCCTGTGGGCATCGGTACAATTGCAACTGCGGTGGGCGAGGAGGCCGGAACAATCGAAGAAGTGTATGAGCCATTTTTGATAAAAGAGGGCTATATTCAGCGAACGGCAAGAGGTAGAGAGGCTACGCATTTGGCTTATGAACATTTAGGAAAAATTCCCCCAAGCAAGATGAATACATTGTTTTGACCTCACCCCAAAAAACACAAATTGTAAAACAAATCATAGCAAAGTATGGGTTTGAAGCCATCGGAATAAGTGCATCAGGTTTTTTAGAGAATGAGGCAAAACAGTTGGAGAATTGGTTAAACAATGGCTACCACGGCACCATGAAATGGATGGAAAACCATTTTGATAAACGCACAAATACAAAGTTATTGGTTGAGGGTTCGAAGTCGGTTATCAGCATGTTGTTTAATTATTATCCTGCTGAATTTCAACCGATTGATGCACCAAAAATTTCTAAATATGCCTATGGCCAAGATTATCATGATGTAATAAAGGATAAACTAAAATTAATTATAGAAGAGCTTGAACAACACTTTGGTAGTTTTCAATCTCGATTTTTTGTTGATTCAGCACCGGTTTTGGAACGGGCTTGGGCAGCAAAATCTGGATTGGGTTGGATTGGCAAACACTCTTTGCTCATAACAAAAAAAAGAGGCTCATTTTATTTTATTGCTCAGATTATTTGCGATTTGGAGTTGGATTATGACAGCCCAACCACCGACCACTGCGGAAGCTGCACAAAATGTATAGATGCATGCCCCACAGAAGCAATTGTGGCCGATAAAGTTATAGACAGCAACAAATGTATAAGCTATTTAACTATTGAACTCAAAGACAAAATTCCAACGGAGTTTAAAAAAAGCATGCAGGATTGGGCTTTTGGCTGCGATATTTGTCAAGATGTTTGCCCGTGGAATCGTTTTTCAATACCTCACTCAGAAGTAAAGTTAACACCAAACCCAACAATTTTAACCTATAAAAGAGAAGATTGGAATAAAATAAACGAGGATATTTTTAGAGATATTTTCAGAAAATCGGCGGTAAAAAGAACCAAATTTTCCGGCTTTTTACGCAACTTGCAATTTTTAGAACAAAGCGAAAATGACTGAAGAGCAATCAAAAAGTGAAATAGAATTTGTCAAAAAGGGTTTGTGGTTCAATCTCAAGAAGATTTTGGACGATATTTTTAGTGTTAAAGATGAAATTGACAAACCCGGAACCACAATAGGAATTAAAAAAGATGTTGTTTTTAGAGGCTTCAACATCTGGATTTTAATTCTTTCCATATTAATATGCAGCATTGGCCTCAATCTAAATTCGACAGCTGTAATAATTGGGGCAATGCTTATTAGCCCATTGATGGGGCCAATAACCGGAATAGGGTTTTCCATTGGCACATTCGACAGAGATTTGCTCCTAAAAGCTATAAAAAATATGGCAATTGCCATATCGATTAGTGTCTTGGTTGCCTTTATCTTTTTCTCATTTGCCCCAATTGGCCTCGATCATAGCGAACTTGACGCACGCACCAAACCCGGTTTTCTTGATTTATTGGTTGCCCTTTTTGGTGGCTTTGCAGGCATTTTGGCCGGAAGCCGAAGCATAAAAAGCAACGTTATTCCGGGGGTTGCCATAGCCACAGCCCTTATGCCACCGCTGTGCACAGTTGGCTATGGGCTGGCCGTTCATGATTTGAGTTATGTGCTGGGAGCATCGTATCTATTCTTTATAAACTCCGTTTTTATAAGTCTTTCAGCATTGGTGGTTGTGCGGTATTTGCGATTTCCAACGGCAAGCTATGTAAATGAAAATACCAAAAGAAAAGGCAGAGCATTTATTGTCATTTTTGTAACTCTTGTGGCGGTGCCGAGTGTTTTTATATATCTTAAAGCCATTAAAGAAGCACGGTTTAAAAGCAAAGCCAATGATTTTATATCTACCTGTATAAATGACGAGAATCATCAGGCCATCAATCCACATATTTTTTATAATGATACCATGAAACATATAAAACTATTTGTTTATGGCAACAATTATTCTGATCAAGAAAAAGATTCGCTAAAGAAATTATTGAATAGCAACTACATAAGTTATGCGACTCTTGAAATTTTTAGTATGGGTACTTATGAGTCATATAAAGTTTTG
This window contains:
- a CDS encoding trypsin-like peptidase domain-containing protein — its product is MVRSSLWFFDFDPFGNIGKVSSSGSGVIISTDGYIVTNHHVIKNATKIEVVLNNGKKNYQAKVIGTAESSDLALLKIEAENLTAIDLANSDDLQIGEWVLAVGNPFNLTSTVTAGIVSAKGRNINLVRNEFPIESFIQTDAAINPGNSGGALVNLDGKLVGINTAIASKTGSYVGYGFAIPSNIVIKIINDLKEYGQIQRGLDGLEVVDINDAILEKTSNLEDGVYISRITGLNDKSKSFEVGDVIIKIDGKPVFNKSNYDEILAHYRPGDQLTYTVLRKSKELTIETKLVNMDGNFDLKKREIVHSDKLEADFEVASKFECDHYGINYGVKVVNVGNGFLRRAGIDDGAFLTSINNEDISNLPDFIEKLENIKGTVQIQGIGPQGGRQYWRFYVR
- a CDS encoding DUF1573 domain-containing protein, giving the protein MNLTQYLRISFILSLFLTSLISVAQVPLKSLKFDKELIDFDTIAFDSDPILLEYIFTNTSDVNFEIKNVMASCGCTNTEWTKVPVKPGEKGYVKATFNPKGIAGDVEKSLDIYGNFSNATTKILTFKGHITEPEELKTQEYFKGQYGYLLTNKNILGLGRVFDSRIYTEKVFFYNDYNIPVHIKSLLKAPEYVNVEFSKKELQPGDTSWATITMDMSQVGKYGLINDDITIETTDAVIPIKGIKVAFDLQKDFSKLKKRQLKKAPVIMANQQHFDLGTIKSGTIKQFSVEIKNNGLDTLRIYNVETVCGCTTIGFSSAKIAPGESLRATLKFDSLFMKGQSNKQVVLYTNDPKNHRFTFLVSANIIEN
- the queG gene encoding tRNA epoxyqueuosine(34) reductase QueG, producing the protein MTSPQKTQIVKQIIAKYGFEAIGISASGFLENEAKQLENWLNNGYHGTMKWMENHFDKRTNTKLLVEGSKSVISMLFNYYPAEFQPIDAPKISKYAYGQDYHDVIKDKLKLIIEELEQHFGSFQSRFFVDSAPVLERAWAAKSGLGWIGKHSLLITKKRGSFYFIAQIICDLELDYDSPTTDHCGSCTKCIDACPTEAIVADKVIDSNKCISYLTIELKDKIPTEFKKSMQDWAFGCDICQDVCPWNRFSIPHSEVKLTPNPTILTYKREDWNKINEDIFRDIFRKSAVKRTKFSGFLRNLQFLEQSEND
- a CDS encoding heavy-metal-associated domain-containing protein, translating into MKKNIMINIVNNKEMKNRILMLVLALCAVAFSAQSKSVLIEFKVEGQCGSCKKRIEKALDLPGISYASWDVNTKIMTVRYNDAKFGENDIHQIISELGYKTSKLSANKVSESKLPKCCQPGGVCKEE
- the ruvB gene encoding Holliday junction branch migration DNA helicase RuvB gives rise to the protein MQNEFLDPSAENLSNSDKDIEKVLRPESFTDFTGQDKILENLKIFVQAAVQRGEALDHVLLHGPPGLGKTTLSNIIANELNSNIKTTSGPVLEKPGDLAGLLTNLEEGDVLFIDEIHRLSPVVEEYLYSAMEDYRIDIMLDTGPNARSVQISINPFTLVGATTRSGLLTSPLRARFGITCRLEYYDAKLLAKILKRSASILKTKIDDEAAYEIARRSRGTPRIANALLRRTRDFAQIKGNGNIEIKIAQYALEALNVDARGLDEMDNRILTTIIEKFKGGPVGIGTIATAVGEEAGTIEEVYEPFLIKEGYIQRTARGREATHLAYEHLGKIPPSKMNTLF
- a CDS encoding 2-oxo acid dehydrogenase subunit E2, with the protein product MAKYNLVLPKMGESINEATVIRWMKNVGDRVEVDEPVLEVATDKVDSEVPSSEAGVIMQLLCNEGDVVAVGAVVAVIETEASSSAAPESVAEQPKSEAPVSVISKSIESAVQTASVASISNGSVASDRFYSPLVMNIARTEGISMVELESLPGTGKDSRVTKKDILDYVKGGRKAAQQVAPAEVTKVAETAVVAAKTETSKPAASLNAGDEIIAMDRMRKLIADHMVKSKHVSPHVSSFVEADVTNLVNWRNKNKDIFQKREGEKLTFTPLFVEAVVKAIKDFPMINVEVDGDNIIKRKSINVGMAAALPSGNLIVPVIKNADTKNLVGLAREVNDLAERARKNALKPDEIQGGTYTITNVGTFGNLMGTPIINQPQVAILATGAIVKKPAVIETEYGDVIGIRHFMYLSHSYDHRVVDGALGGMFVKRVADYLENWDVNREF
- a CDS encoding TonB-dependent receptor produces the protein MSFGQTISGVVFGQNEGEKLPLVGAQIWQQNNYKTGATTNANGEFRITLDNFSNPLIVSYVGYKTDTVFITNANQKIEITLKTDASMMKNVVVNVQRQGFSLKSRSVETTFELRESEFQKAACCNLSESFENAPAIDVAFTDAVTGTKQIKMLGLDGVYTSISREFMPSVRGLNTFYGLSFIPAAWVDGIQITKGAGSVVNGFESMAGQINVELKKPFGNQLFLFDFFTAQSGRTEADLMLRRDLSQYVATSVFGRFSVSPFSMDRNGDGFRDNPTGNQMQWMNRWQFYNKSGVEGQANVSYNHDQKLGGQVGGESPYLVNIGNEQLDAWAKLGKSYKDKPYKSFGSQYAFSSINTSTSYGNDTNSKLLNLDGKSFYVNLMYQNIFGNTNHEYKTGVSFLGDINKEQLETILIEKQEYTPGAYFEYTLKIDSALTLVSGIRADYSSLFGLFMTGRVHFKYSFNKKNTTVRISGGNGHRTPNFLAQNQQLFISNQSVSIIKKANEQFGVIQEISQNQGISIQHKTKLRGYMPTTFVVDFFKTDFKNELLVNRENWPNGVVFSSLKNGLRANSFQFQMDVKPLRRTEIRLAYRLFDVTTVYEGVRKQLPYVSKHRGFINITQQNRKKWQFSTTANLVGAMRTVIPTYVNITTDPNPVYETEPFLLWNGQVSKKIKKNIETYIGVENILNVRQRNPISSSANPFGTTFDAAGVYGPIFGRMFYGGFRYRIIHEKEHND
- a CDS encoding TIGR00341 family protein, producing the protein MTEEQSKSEIEFVKKGLWFNLKKILDDIFSVKDEIDKPGTTIGIKKDVVFRGFNIWILILSILICSIGLNLNSTAVIIGAMLISPLMGPITGIGFSIGTFDRDLLLKAIKNMAIAISISVLVAFIFFSFAPIGLDHSELDARTKPGFLDLLVALFGGFAGILAGSRSIKSNVIPGVAIATALMPPLCTVGYGLAVHDLSYVLGASYLFFINSVFISLSALVVVRYLRFPTASYVNENTKRKGRAFIVIFVTLVAVPSVFIYLKAIKEARFKSKANDFISTCINDENHQAINPHIFYNDTMKHIKLFVYGNNYSDQEKDSLKKLLNSNYISYATLEIFSMGTYESYKVLANEKDDLLGKKEHLTNQLQADLSQKNLELEKLKQRYDSIFEIEKGFGKTVAEAKLLFKQLDTMQMAIKPLNNEFSEIEPFILIKWKRGMVNGAKQDIKDWLKLRYGYYKNVRIEELK